The following are encoded together in the Tripterygium wilfordii isolate XIE 37 chromosome 3, ASM1340144v1, whole genome shotgun sequence genome:
- the LOC119989245 gene encoding two-component response regulator-like APRR2 isoform X2 has product MALSLLRERKGCFDVVLSEVHVPDMDGYKLLEYIGLEMDLPVIMMSADERTSAVMKGISHGACDYFIKPIREEALKNIWQHVVRKKWNENREIEHPVRVEDNDRHQEGNEDIEYAPSVNIDEHFIDMEKAADYKFKEAHPIARQFKKKGCENYRNLGILFNTGTATRVLHHASTVSPSNTDEEKELDSRFRQLGVQIYVDPVDKEDSMEAGKLDPKTHSGKRRTALPNKGSKKESKMSAIRETLHTFVNVQNTKAERLKTSSCEATSAPADDSSVVCMRILNGIRFPMEVRVKAMTMFKDVDWRKMFLEMSDELREGWLMSL; this is encoded by the exons ATGGCTCTGAGTCTGTTGCGGGAAAGGAAAGGTTGTTTTGATGTGGTACTGAGTGAAGTCCACGTGCCAGATATGGATGGCTATAAGCTTTTAGAATACATTGGACTGGAAATGGACCTTCCTGTAATAA TGATGTCTGCGGATGAGAGGACAAGCGCTGTAATGAAGGGTATCAGTCACGGGGCTTGTGATTATTTTATTAAGCCTATTCGTGAGGAAGCACTCAAGAATATATGGCAGCATGTTGTGAGGAAAAAATGGAATgaaaatagagaaattgaaCATCCTGTACGCGTAGAAGACAATGATCGACATCAAGAAGGAAATGAAGATATTGAATATGCTCCTTCTGTTAATATTGATG AGCACTTTATTGATATGGAGAAAGCTGCTGATTATAAATTCAAAGAA GCACATCCAATTGCTAGACAATTTAAGAAAAAAGGTTGTGAAAATTATAGGAACCTTGGCATTCTTTTTAACACTGGGACAGCCACTAGAGTTTTACATCATGCTTCAACCGTGAGTCCTTCAAACACTGACGAGGAGAAAGAGCTGGACTCCCGATTTAGGCAGTTAGGGGTGCAAATATATGTGGATCCTGTGGATAAGGAAGATTCAATGGAAGCTGGAAAATTGGATCCCAAGACGCATAGTGGCAAAAGACGGACTGCGCTGCCCAACAAAGGGTCCAAGAAGGAATCCAAGATGAGTGCCATAAGGGAGACACTCCACACATTTGTCAATGTTCAAAATACAAAGGCTGAGAGGTTGAAGACCTCAAGTTGTGAAGCTACTAGTGCTCCTGCTGATGATTCCTCGGTTGTTTGTATGCGTATTCTTAATGGCATACGATTCCCAATGGAGGTCCGTGTGAAGGCCATGACAATGTTTAAAGATGTAGATTGGAGGAAGATGTTTTTGGAGATGTCGGATGAGCTGAGAGAAGGTTGGCTGATGAGCTTGTAG
- the LOC119989245 gene encoding two-component response regulator-like APRR2 isoform X1: MAALPRVASSLGTSASGYRSSKRAAVAVSDQLPVDLRVLLVDNDTTSLRILEMMLRRCLYRVTSCSQATMALSLLRERKGCFDVVLSEVHVPDMDGYKLLEYIGLEMDLPVIMMSADERTSAVMKGISHGACDYFIKPIREEALKNIWQHVVRKKWNENREIEHPVRVEDNDRHQEGNEDIEYAPSVNIDEHFIDMEKAADYKFKEAHPIARQFKKKGCENYRNLGILFNTGTATRVLHHASTVSPSNTDEEKELDSRFRQLGVQIYVDPVDKEDSMEAGKLDPKTHSGKRRTALPNKGSKKESKMSAIRETLHTFVNVQNTKAERLKTSSCEATSAPADDSSVVCMRILNGIRFPMEVRVKAMTMFKDVDWRKMFLEMSDELREGWLMSL, encoded by the exons ATGGCTGCTTTGCCGAGAGTGGCGTCCAGTCTGGGCACCAGTGCCAGTGGCTATCGGTCCTCGAAGAGAGCTGCCGTGGCAGTTTCTGACCAATTACCGGTGGATTTGAGGGTACTCCTGGTGGACAACGACACCACTTCCTTGCGGATTCTCGAGATGATGCTACGTCGGTGTCTGTATCGCG TTACATCTTGCTCGCAGGCTACCATGGCTCTGAGTCTGTTGCGGGAAAGGAAAGGTTGTTTTGATGTGGTACTGAGTGAAGTCCACGTGCCAGATATGGATGGCTATAAGCTTTTAGAATACATTGGACTGGAAATGGACCTTCCTGTAATAA TGATGTCTGCGGATGAGAGGACAAGCGCTGTAATGAAGGGTATCAGTCACGGGGCTTGTGATTATTTTATTAAGCCTATTCGTGAGGAAGCACTCAAGAATATATGGCAGCATGTTGTGAGGAAAAAATGGAATgaaaatagagaaattgaaCATCCTGTACGCGTAGAAGACAATGATCGACATCAAGAAGGAAATGAAGATATTGAATATGCTCCTTCTGTTAATATTGATG AGCACTTTATTGATATGGAGAAAGCTGCTGATTATAAATTCAAAGAA GCACATCCAATTGCTAGACAATTTAAGAAAAAAGGTTGTGAAAATTATAGGAACCTTGGCATTCTTTTTAACACTGGGACAGCCACTAGAGTTTTACATCATGCTTCAACCGTGAGTCCTTCAAACACTGACGAGGAGAAAGAGCTGGACTCCCGATTTAGGCAGTTAGGGGTGCAAATATATGTGGATCCTGTGGATAAGGAAGATTCAATGGAAGCTGGAAAATTGGATCCCAAGACGCATAGTGGCAAAAGACGGACTGCGCTGCCCAACAAAGGGTCCAAGAAGGAATCCAAGATGAGTGCCATAAGGGAGACACTCCACACATTTGTCAATGTTCAAAATACAAAGGCTGAGAGGTTGAAGACCTCAAGTTGTGAAGCTACTAGTGCTCCTGCTGATGATTCCTCGGTTGTTTGTATGCGTATTCTTAATGGCATACGATTCCCAATGGAGGTCCGTGTGAAGGCCATGACAATGTTTAAAGATGTAGATTGGAGGAAGATGTTTTTGGAGATGTCGGATGAGCTGAGAGAAGGTTGGCTGATGAGCTTGTAG